From Virgibacillus natechei, the proteins below share one genomic window:
- a CDS encoding host-nuclease inhibitor Gam family protein, which translates to MTNLNDYLDEQEQVENEAFTIKDDNAANWALRKIKQHQQQKEANNKLAVEEIEKLEAWNKSENDKAQQSIDYFQGLLSYYALSKREADPKWKSQKLPNGRIRFKKQQPKYVYNDESLMMSLKALGRHDLITVKETPSKSDVKKSFVEQNGRLIDTETGALLDGVTVVDQEEKFEVATDD; encoded by the coding sequence ATGACTAACCTAAACGATTACCTGGACGAGCAGGAACAGGTGGAAAATGAAGCATTTACCATTAAGGATGATAATGCCGCGAATTGGGCTTTACGAAAGATTAAACAGCATCAACAGCAAAAGGAAGCTAACAATAAATTAGCTGTTGAAGAAATCGAGAAATTAGAAGCATGGAACAAATCAGAAAATGATAAGGCGCAACAAAGCATTGATTATTTTCAAGGTCTACTATCCTATTATGCATTATCGAAGCGTGAAGCAGATCCGAAATGGAAGTCTCAAAAATTGCCGAACGGACGTATACGCTTTAAAAAACAGCAACCTAAGTACGTTTATAATGACGAATCGTTAATGATGTCACTTAAAGCCTTGGGACGTCACGACCTTATAACAGTAAAGGAGACTCCTAGCAAATCCGATGTCAAGAAGTCGTTTGTCGAACAAAACGGGCGATTGATAGACACAGAAACAGGTGCATTACTTGACGGTGTGACTGTGGTAGATCAAGAAGAGAAATTCGAGGTGGCGACTGATGACTGA
- a CDS encoding antA/AntB antirepressor family protein, producing the protein MNQLKTIADEVLPVYEKDTGEKLVSARELHQQLFSKQEFVNWIKRRIDNYGFIEGEDFLTTLSKSTGGRPSTEYLLLLDTAKEVAMVENNEQGRAIRKYFIQVEKQSKVEQPKTQLEILQGTINQMVMQEKDIKQIKQENEALKHRMDNYDKIDQLGDLQQRLNNMIRKYAAQNGIAFPEAWRHFRRSFNNSYRTNIKTLMKNFQTKHGLKSITAPQYLSMSGRLEDAVRVADKMLNQQTFLTNKELI; encoded by the coding sequence ATGAATCAATTAAAAACAATTGCCGATGAAGTTCTACCTGTTTATGAAAAAGATACTGGAGAAAAATTAGTTAGCGCCAGGGAGTTGCATCAACAACTTTTCAGTAAACAAGAATTTGTAAACTGGATAAAGCGGCGAATTGACAATTATGGATTTATTGAAGGAGAAGACTTTTTGACAACTTTATCAAAAAGTACTGGCGGCCGTCCTTCAACTGAATATTTACTTTTGCTAGATACAGCGAAAGAAGTAGCAATGGTTGAAAACAATGAACAAGGACGAGCAATTCGAAAATATTTTATTCAAGTAGAAAAGCAGTCAAAAGTTGAACAACCAAAAACTCAACTCGAAATTTTGCAAGGAACCATTAATCAGATGGTTATGCAAGAAAAAGACATAAAACAGATCAAGCAAGAAAATGAAGCATTAAAGCATCGAATGGACAATTACGACAAAATAGATCAATTAGGCGATCTTCAACAACGTTTAAACAACATGATAAGAAAGTACGCGGCACAAAACGGAATTGCTTTTCCGGAAGCTTGGAGGCATTTTAGGAGATCCTTCAACAACTCTTATAGAACCAATATAAAAACTTTGATGAAAAACTTCCAAACTAAGCACGGATTAAAAAGCATTACGGCACCGCAATATCTGTCTATGTCCGGCAGGTTAGAAGATGCGGTAAGAGTAGCTGACAAAATGTTAAATCAGCAGACATTTTTAACCAATAAGGAGTTGATCTAG
- a CDS encoding helix-turn-helix domain-containing protein, protein MEFGAVLQRMRKESGISQEEMSLKLHKSRSSISKLETNKLELRATDLVNWCRITNNPDVMMGFIYGQDVALMASDFVQSIGMVFMTLGGIFL, encoded by the coding sequence ATGGAATTCGGGGCAGTCTTACAGCGCATGAGAAAAGAATCGGGGATAAGTCAAGAAGAAATGTCGCTCAAATTACACAAGTCACGAAGCAGCATATCAAAGCTAGAGACAAACAAGCTAGAACTGCGCGCAACGGATTTAGTCAACTGGTGCAGGATTACGAATAATCCAGACGTGATGATGGGATTCATTTACGGACAAGACGTTGCACTTATGGCATCTGACTTTGTGCAGTCAATAGGGATGGTATTCATGACATTAGGAGGGATATTCTTATGA
- a CDS encoding helix-turn-helix domain-containing protein: MSFEDAIRQIIKEENEKHLKDIERLLESHGYNEIPRFLKVPEAAEILRIGRTATYELCQQSEVNGFPCIKEGNKIRIPYNALMNWIEQQTSKAI, translated from the coding sequence ATGTCATTCGAAGATGCAATACGCCAAATCATCAAAGAAGAAAACGAAAAACACCTAAAAGACATTGAACGACTACTAGAATCACACGGCTACAACGAGATACCTAGATTCCTAAAAGTACCGGAAGCAGCCGAGATTCTACGTATAGGACGTACGGCAACATACGAATTATGCCAGCAATCAGAGGTTAACGGCTTTCCGTGTATCAAGGAGGGTAACAAGATACGGATTCCGTACAATGCCTTGATGAACTGGATCGAGCAACAAACAAGTAAAGCAATCTAG
- a CDS encoding ERF family protein, with protein sequence MTEERKLVKKLANVMKEVKYIEKKGFNNFNKYKYATESDVAERVREVLAEQSVMMLPDVVEHTTREHQNRKGNVEYIATVKVKFTFIDGETGEEISIHSAGEGQDAGDKAVYKAITGAQKYALMKAFMIPTGDDPENDPNEQNQQNGDKSKPNQPQKASDKQLNFVKKLIKDNVTEKFNESQLHDLLKKRIKTENNMENWTPKEASAAIKILNKDEEKQGA encoded by the coding sequence ATGACTGAAGAAAGAAAGCTTGTCAAAAAACTAGCAAACGTTATGAAGGAAGTTAAGTATATCGAGAAAAAAGGATTTAACAATTTCAACAAATACAAATACGCGACTGAATCTGATGTAGCTGAAAGAGTACGTGAAGTATTAGCTGAACAAAGTGTAATGATGCTCCCTGATGTGGTGGAACACACTACACGGGAGCACCAAAACAGGAAAGGGAATGTCGAATATATCGCCACAGTCAAGGTTAAATTTACCTTCATTGACGGTGAAACTGGAGAAGAAATATCCATTCACAGCGCGGGTGAAGGGCAGGATGCAGGAGACAAAGCAGTATACAAAGCAATCACTGGGGCGCAAAAATACGCTTTAATGAAAGCATTTATGATCCCCACAGGCGATGATCCAGAGAATGATCCCAATGAACAGAATCAACAAAACGGAGATAAAAGCAAGCCGAATCAACCACAGAAAGCATCGGACAAGCAATTGAACTTTGTCAAGAAGCTAATCAAGGATAATGTCACAGAAAAATTCAATGAATCACAGCTTCATGACCTACTAAAAAAGCGCATTAAAACTGAAAACAATATGGAAAATTGGACACCAAAAGAAGCGAGTGCGGCTATTAAAATACTAAACAAGGATGAAGAGAAGCAGGGGGCATAG
- a CDS encoding HNH endonuclease, producing MPAIPKPQHKRKAPKRSARGEFSKSTRMKIYERDEGRCRQCGGQGEEIHHIYFKSRGGRGVMKNGLTLCNECHRKAHSNNDIANYWIGWAAEEYGPDFYKDVYDL from the coding sequence ATGCCAGCAATACCTAAGCCGCAACACAAAAGGAAAGCGCCCAAGCGATCTGCGAGGGGAGAATTTAGTAAAAGTACACGAATGAAAATTTATGAACGTGATGAGGGCAGATGTCGCCAATGTGGAGGGCAAGGAGAGGAAATACACCATATATATTTTAAATCGCGCGGCGGTCGAGGGGTTATGAAGAACGGATTAACTCTATGCAATGAATGCCATAGGAAAGCACATTCGAACAACGATATAGCTAATTATTGGATTGGGTGGGCAGCCGAAGAATATGGCCCGGATTTCTATAAGGATGTTTACGACTTATGA
- a CDS encoding helix-turn-helix transcriptional regulator, translating to MNNKLRLIRKERGMSISELSRRTNISRQSITKIELHDSEPSGITMLEIARSLDKDPRDIFFTNVVIQDLQNEKQII from the coding sequence ATGAATAACAAATTACGACTAATTCGAAAAGAACGCGGAATGTCAATATCCGAATTATCGAGAAGGACAAACATTTCACGCCAGTCTATAACAAAAATTGAGCTTCATGATTCAGAGCCTAGCGGTATTACAATGTTGGAAATCGCTAGATCGTTAGATAAAGATCCACGCGATATTTTTTTTACTAATGTTGTTATACAAGATTTACAGAACGAGAAACAAATTATCTAG